The following are encoded together in the Pedobacter steynii genome:
- a CDS encoding DNA topoisomerase IV subunit B yields MAEPNYNEDSIRSLDWKEHIRLRPGMYIGKLGDGSAQDDGIYVLLKEIVDNSIDEFVMGSGRTIEITVSDQKVNVRDYGRGIPLGKVIDCVSKINTGGKYDSNAFQKSVGLNGVGTKAVNALSTSFSVQSYRDNKTKKVEFSKGEIVIDNPVIDTTQRNGTAITFYPDESIFRNYHYISDFVESMIWNYVFLNAGLTINFNGEKYFSERGLYDLLHKHAGAETIRYPIIHLKGNDIEIAMTHGQQYGEDYHSFVNGQHTTQGGTHQAAFREAVVKTIREFYKKEYDAADIRASIIAAISVRVQEPVFESQTKTKLGSQNMGPDGPSVRTFINDFVKKELDDYLHKHTDVADALLKRILQSERERKDIAGIKKLANDRAKKASLHNKKLRDCKVHFNSTHEKRYDTTLFITEGDSASGSITKSRDVDCQAVFSLKGKPLNCYELTKKVVYENEEFNLLQHALNIEDGLDGLHYNNIVIATDADVDGMHIRLLMMTFFLQFFPDLVRSGHVYILQTPLFRVRNKKETIYCYSDDERKAAIAKLGNKPEITRFKGLGEISPDEFGLFIGKDIRLDPVILKDQTIKGLLEYYMGKNTPDRQQHIIRNLRVEKDTIEELVSADESAATAAVSHDIVDDESIDDESVIAESA; encoded by the coding sequence ATGGCTGAACCGAATTATAACGAAGATAGTATACGCTCGCTCGATTGGAAGGAACACATCAGATTGCGTCCCGGTATGTATATCGGTAAACTTGGCGATGGTTCTGCACAGGACGATGGGATTTATGTATTGCTTAAGGAGATTGTGGATAACTCTATTGATGAGTTTGTGATGGGCTCCGGACGTACCATAGAAATCACTGTTTCTGATCAGAAAGTAAATGTACGTGACTATGGTCGCGGAATTCCTTTGGGTAAAGTGATAGATTGTGTTTCTAAAATCAATACCGGTGGTAAATACGACAGCAATGCCTTCCAGAAATCTGTAGGTCTGAATGGAGTTGGTACAAAAGCCGTAAATGCTTTGTCTACCAGTTTCTCTGTGCAGTCGTACCGTGATAATAAAACTAAAAAAGTAGAATTCTCGAAAGGAGAGATTGTGATCGACAATCCGGTCATTGATACCACGCAACGCAATGGTACAGCCATTACGTTTTATCCGGATGAGAGTATTTTCAGAAACTACCATTATATCTCTGATTTTGTTGAAAGCATGATCTGGAACTATGTGTTCCTGAATGCGGGCTTAACCATCAACTTTAACGGCGAAAAGTATTTCTCTGAAAGGGGCTTGTACGACCTGTTGCATAAACATGCAGGAGCAGAAACCATACGCTACCCGATCATTCACCTGAAGGGGAATGATATTGAGATTGCGATGACCCATGGGCAGCAATATGGGGAAGATTACCATTCTTTTGTAAACGGTCAGCATACCACCCAGGGAGGTACACACCAGGCAGCCTTCAGAGAGGCGGTGGTGAAAACCATCCGTGAGTTTTATAAGAAAGAATATGATGCTGCCGATATTAGGGCATCTATTATTGCGGCCATCTCCGTGCGTGTTCAGGAACCTGTATTCGAGTCGCAGACCAAGACAAAACTCGGTTCACAGAATATGGGGCCGGATGGACCTTCTGTACGTACTTTCATAAACGATTTCGTCAAGAAAGAACTGGATGATTACCTGCACAAACATACGGATGTAGCAGATGCCTTATTGAAAAGGATACTTCAGTCAGAACGCGAACGTAAGGATATTGCCGGAATTAAAAAGCTGGCCAACGACAGGGCAAAAAAGGCTTCATTGCACAATAAGAAATTAAGGGACTGTAAGGTGCATTTCAACAGTACCCATGAAAAAAGATACGACACTACCTTATTCATTACCGAGGGAGATTCTGCTTCAGGATCCATTACCAAATCAAGAGATGTGGATTGTCAGGCGGTATTCAGCTTAAAAGGAAAACCTTTGAACTGTTATGAGCTGACAAAAAAAGTAGTGTATGAAAATGAAGAATTTAACCTGTTGCAACATGCTTTAAACATTGAGGATGGACTCGATGGATTGCATTATAACAACATTGTCATTGCTACAGATGCCGACGTGGATGGTATGCACATCCGTTTGCTGATGATGACCTTCTTTCTTCAGTTTTTTCCGGACCTGGTTCGTTCAGGGCATGTATATATTCTTCAGACCCCTTTATTCCGTGTTCGTAATAAGAAGGAGACGATTTATTGTTATAGCGATGATGAACGTAAGGCAGCGATTGCCAAACTGGGAAATAAACCGGAAATCACCAGGTTTAAAGGGTTGGGGGAAATTTCACCGGATGAGTTTGGATTATTTATTGGCAAAGACATCAGATTAGACCCTGTGATTCTGAAAGATCAGACGATTAAAGGTTTGCTGGAATACTATATGGGTAAAAATACGCCGGACAGACAGCAACACATCATCAGAAATTTAAGGGTTGAAAAAGACACGATAGAAGAGTTGGTCTCTGCAGATGAAAGTGCAGCTACGGCTGCGGTAAGCCATGATATCGTAGATGATGAAAGTATTGATGATGAATCTGTAATTGCGGAATCGGCTTAA
- a CDS encoding YihY/virulence factor BrkB family protein codes for MNFIKKIYSFLKATGHLFIAAGKGFIEDRVMKLSAALAYYTIFSLTPLIIIIISVATLFLGDKMDPNTKLFGEISELVGNDAANQLRSFVNNANYSGKSTFGLMIGVSILVIGATAIFIEIQDSINFIWKVKAVPKKGWKKFLTNRLLSFSLIASLGFLLLVSLVLNSIVVGLGNKIAQYIQMEEVSEIMMLVVTNVLTLAVVTCIFTIIFKVLPDVRIRWKPAIIGALFTALLFGLGKYAIGIYIEKGNPGSPFGAAGSIIVILLWIYYTAIILYFGAEFTQAYAEKYDRGIAPSKYAVLTRTIVVESEAEVLPPQHPEDTVDVDAEKG; via the coding sequence ATGAACTTTATAAAAAAAATATACAGCTTTCTTAAAGCAACCGGTCATCTTTTTATTGCGGCCGGAAAAGGCTTCATTGAAGACCGGGTGATGAAACTGAGTGCAGCGCTTGCCTATTATACTATATTCTCCCTCACTCCCCTCATCATCATCATCATCTCTGTGGCTACATTATTCTTAGGAGATAAGATGGATCCCAATACCAAGCTTTTTGGAGAGATCAGTGAGCTGGTAGGGAATGATGCTGCCAATCAGCTGAGAAGCTTTGTCAACAATGCCAATTATTCCGGTAAAAGTACCTTCGGACTGATGATTGGGGTGAGCATCCTGGTGATTGGAGCAACTGCGATATTCATAGAAATCCAGGACAGCATTAACTTCATCTGGAAAGTAAAAGCCGTCCCTAAAAAAGGATGGAAAAAGTTCCTCACCAACAGGTTGCTTTCGTTCTCTCTCATTGCCTCCTTAGGCTTCCTGCTCCTGGTCTCACTGGTACTCAATAGTATTGTAGTGGGCCTGGGCAATAAAATAGCCCAATATATCCAGATGGAAGAAGTCTCGGAAATCATGATGCTTGTGGTCACCAATGTACTGACACTGGCAGTGGTGACCTGCATTTTCACCATAATCTTTAAAGTATTGCCCGATGTCAGGATCAGGTGGAAGCCGGCAATTATAGGCGCCTTATTTACTGCCCTGTTGTTTGGCCTCGGTAAGTACGCGATTGGAATTTATATTGAAAAAGGAAATCCCGGTTCTCCTTTCGGGGCAGCGGGATCAATTATTGTGATTCTCCTGTGGATCTATTATACCGCCATTATCCTCTATTTTGGCGCAGAGTTTACCCAGGCTTATGCGGAGAAATATGACCGTGGAATCGCACCAAGTAAATATGCGGTACTAACCAGAACAATTGTTGTGGAGAGTGAGGCTGAGGTCCTGCCCCCACAACATCCTGAAGATACGGTAGATGTCGATGCGGAAAAGGGTTAA
- a CDS encoding BamA/TamA family outer membrane protein: MIPCLMIAACSTTKHLPEGENLYVGATVKINPDSAGKVKGQKGLESTLEDKTRPIPNSAVLGIKYKLFFYNLAGEPTKEKGFRYWLRNKMGQPPVLGSEVKLKYNNDVLRSYLSTIGYLQADVTGDTVVKNKKVKAIYTAQTGTRYKINKVTFPKDSTGIAANVNGNSSKSLLKPGDFYDFETIKNERIRIDNDLKEAGYFYFSPDFLLIQADSTIGKGMVNLFVKVKDNTPEVSKKPYTINNITIYPNYSLRNDSSIKASEPILYKDFKILDPKNTFKLGVFDRLVFFNKGETYNRRDHNQSLNRMVNIGTFKFVKADFIPIDSFKNNQLDVNFYLTPLKKNSLSFQVTGTSKSNNFVGSEVKITQTTRNVFRGAEQLEVSASGGFETQIKGGQSKQGNSFSLTGQAKLSFPRFLIPFFKFNSTNAFIPRTNIMASYQILSRIDYSLNAIKGEFGYNWKESVFKEHTFNPISINYVKSNVKNDTVLTRNPALRTSLEPQYIIGLNYNFTYNDQVDNSRRNNIYLSGDLETAGNLAGLLTSKNDLGKKTLFGTALSQFIRLEGDVRNYYKVNKNVTWASRFNLGYGYTYGNSTSLPFVRQFFAGGSSDIRAFGARILGPGSYKVPDTLTFRDQGGDIKIMLNTELRFKLFSIFYGALFADAGNIWLRKEDPERPGAKFKLNSFMDEIAIGTGAGLRVDASFFVLRLDVAVPIRKPYLPEGKRWVINDLNFGSSTWRKENLIFNLGIGYPF, translated from the coding sequence ATGATTCCGTGTTTGATGATCGCTGCCTGCAGTACGACCAAACACCTGCCTGAGGGAGAAAACCTGTATGTAGGTGCAACCGTAAAAATCAACCCGGATTCAGCAGGAAAAGTAAAAGGTCAAAAAGGACTGGAAAGCACTTTGGAAGATAAAACCAGACCGATTCCCAACAGCGCTGTGTTAGGCATCAAATACAAGCTGTTCTTTTACAACCTAGCGGGTGAGCCTACGAAAGAAAAAGGGTTCCGGTATTGGTTACGCAACAAAATGGGCCAGCCCCCTGTATTGGGAAGCGAGGTGAAATTGAAATATAATAATGACGTATTGAGAAGCTACCTCAGTACTATAGGCTATTTACAGGCAGATGTTACCGGTGATACTGTGGTTAAAAATAAAAAGGTGAAAGCCATTTATACCGCTCAAACGGGAACGAGATATAAAATAAACAAGGTCACTTTTCCTAAAGACAGCACAGGAATCGCGGCCAATGTCAATGGCAATTCTTCGAAATCACTCTTAAAACCAGGGGATTTTTATGATTTTGAAACCATCAAAAATGAAAGAATCAGAATTGACAACGACCTTAAGGAGGCCGGGTACTTCTATTTCAGTCCGGATTTCCTGCTGATACAGGCAGATAGTACGATTGGCAAAGGGATGGTCAACCTGTTTGTAAAGGTAAAAGACAATACACCGGAGGTTTCCAAGAAACCATATACGATCAATAACATCACCATTTATCCGAATTACAGTTTAAGAAACGACTCCAGCATCAAAGCCAGCGAGCCCATCTTATATAAAGACTTTAAGATTCTGGATCCGAAGAACACCTTCAAACTGGGAGTATTTGATCGTCTGGTATTTTTTAACAAAGGAGAAACCTACAATAGAAGGGACCATAACCAGTCCTTAAATAGAATGGTGAACATCGGTACCTTTAAGTTTGTAAAAGCAGATTTTATTCCGATAGACAGTTTTAAAAACAATCAACTGGACGTAAACTTCTATTTAACGCCATTAAAGAAAAACTCTTTATCCTTCCAGGTTACAGGAACCAGTAAGTCGAATAACTTTGTGGGGTCGGAAGTAAAGATCACACAGACCACAAGGAACGTTTTCCGGGGAGCAGAGCAGCTGGAAGTAAGTGCCAGTGGTGGTTTCGAAACGCAGATTAAAGGAGGACAATCAAAACAGGGAAATTCCTTTTCCTTAACCGGACAGGCAAAACTAAGCTTTCCCCGTTTCCTGATTCCATTTTTTAAGTTTAACAGTACTAACGCCTTTATCCCAAGAACGAACATTATGGCCTCTTATCAGATCCTGAGCAGGATTGACTATAGCTTAAATGCGATAAAAGGAGAGTTTGGATACAACTGGAAAGAGAGTGTTTTTAAAGAACACACCTTCAATCCAATATCAATTAACTACGTGAAATCTAATGTAAAGAACGACACTGTACTTACCAGGAATCCCGCTTTAAGGACTTCGTTGGAACCCCAGTATATCATTGGTCTAAATTATAATTTCACTTATAATGACCAGGTGGACAACAGCCGGAGAAACAACATTTACTTGTCCGGAGACCTGGAAACGGCAGGAAATCTGGCTGGCTTGCTCACTTCTAAAAACGACCTTGGAAAGAAAACTTTATTCGGCACTGCCCTTTCTCAGTTTATCCGTTTAGAGGGCGATGTAAGAAATTATTACAAGGTCAATAAGAATGTGACCTGGGCAAGCAGATTTAACCTTGGATACGGTTACACGTATGGAAACAGCACTTCGCTTCCTTTTGTACGTCAGTTCTTTGCAGGAGGCAGTAGTGACATCAGGGCGTTTGGAGCGAGAATTCTTGGTCCAGGCAGCTATAAGGTACCGGATACACTCACATTCAGGGATCAGGGTGGTGACATCAAGATCATGTTAAATACAGAACTCCGGTTCAAGCTTTTCAGCATTTTTTATGGTGCTTTATTCGCCGATGCCGGAAATATCTGGTTGAGAAAAGAAGATCCTGAAAGACCAGGAGCAAAATTCAAACTAAACAGTTTTATGGATGAAATAGCAATTGGTACCGGTGCAGGTTTAAGAGTAGATGCCTCTTTCTTTGTACTGCGTTTAGATGTTGCTGTACCCATCAGAAAACCATACTTGCCTGAAGGAAAAAGATGGGTGATCAATGACCTTAATTTTGGCAGCAGTACCTGGAGAAAAGAGAACTTGATCTTTAACCTTGGGATAGGATACCCTTTCTAA
- a CDS encoding translocation/assembly module TamB domain-containing protein produces MNKYIRKSLKVVLWIIASIIMLVVLIALSLNIPAVQNFVKDKAIGYLKSKTHTEVSLESINISFPKDVVLNKFYMEDKKGDTLLYAQKLAVDISLFKLLSNKVEVNNISLQKIRANVTRINPDTAFNFSFLVDAFMSDQKKPEDQVEQDTASTLKFSVSKISLEDIGIVYRDDVAGNDVKLHLGEFKTNIKDFDLDNQRYVIKTLSLKNSDLKYFQKKPLTQLKEHLEKSIDTAKTESGKLPLVEIGDFAFNNIKISFDDQLSKMSADVNLNELLVSKLIADLTNNNYKAETAKINNSRVSYNAASSEMKANVNLKEFSISKLIADLNKSKYQAEEATLNHSDVRFAFKPASPAKTTAKADTAAASAPISFLLNKVNLSNNNVQFDNLSEKPVKGMDFNHLKIKNLGLVAEGFGYSPDGIKVKVKNGILTEISGFQLLKLQGDVVYSDKAVKVKNFLLKTPNTSIENATELNYTSVDDLTRHPERVKMSMVVKNSTIGLKDAAYFSDAIPLEYRNEKIKVNATVNGYLNNLSIPRFQVSGLKSTNIDISGTAKGLPDMNKLFLDLNIRKFALTKKDLLVLIPKKSLPTNIELPNAIQANGQFTGSLTNFKTRFNINTDMGAAKLLASMKGPKGKESYTADLNLNNFNVGRLLKQQAQLGRITAKATLSGTGLDAKKAAAKFNAEVISAYYNKYTYKNLKLTGTYAQQKLNLKSNMADSNANFNLTAAVNIAGKYPAVKAKMDLGQVDLRKLNFSPTEFKLAGIMEADLSTADVDYLNGDVYVRGLQVVKDGKTFNVDTINLHAETTAEKSLLTLKSELMRARIDGQYQLTNLATAVTNQINKYYQFGEVKKIPDQRFRFFARIYNPKFIQNFVPELTTFSPSVMYGLLDTKKDSLTMKAWVPQVVYGDYKVDSTKLSIDNNDQKLNYKLTVKSMQSSSINLFNTEISGAAANNNLGVNIFLRDSKLKDKYLLGGNFQSINKDYRFSLDPQKLLLNYQKWAISPENYIQFGQSGISAKSFDLSKDNQLLSINSVNNEPNSPLKVLFKDFRIETLTKFAEQDSSLVGGSINGTVDAKDLSGTPKFEANLTIDQLRYQKDQLGTLRVAVNNNTENAYETDIALTGIHELRANGFYYTAPKSALDLTLNIDKIDLKSLESVSMGQIKNGSGTISGQLSVKGELSSPKILGDVNFKQAALTATYVNSYFRIPDETISFTNEGVKFDNFTILDSIGQPLKVDGMIYTTNYQDFRFGLDVSANNFRLMNSTAKDNEMIYGKVFVSTRSFKIRGDMNQPDINMNLQVNKGTKFFFAMVSSDPSVVDQEGVVQFIDEDAPPFNGKKAIHTDSIPKSTFKGINLSADIDLDKEAEFTVVVDPITGDQLKVRGEGSLNATMDPSGKMSLTGRYLLSDGAYNLSVGPKKMDFKIQQGSSIVWTGEPTSANVDITAVREVNAPAIDLIADQVQDQQLQKNQANQKFPFQVYLDITGELMKPIIAFRIALPENEKNAIGGAVETKLQQVNANESELNKQVFALLALGRFIADNPFQSLATGGNNLAESFARSSATRLLAQQMNNLASDLIKGVDVNFGLNSSEDYSTGKMENKTDLEIGLSKKLLDDRLTVTVGSSFGLEGPKQANQSSNNIAGNVNIEYLLSKDGRYRLRAYRRNQTEGIIEGQIIETGLGFALVVDYNRFREIFRKFRDRDNRKKKTEQKPKDEKAN; encoded by the coding sequence TTGAATAAATATATACGTAAAAGTCTTAAAGTTGTTCTTTGGATCATCGCCAGCATCATTATGCTCGTTGTCCTTATCGCACTTTCCCTGAATATTCCTGCAGTTCAAAACTTCGTAAAAGATAAAGCAATTGGCTACCTGAAAAGCAAAACTCATACGGAGGTTAGCCTGGAGAGCATTAATATCTCGTTCCCTAAAGATGTGGTGCTTAACAAATTCTACATGGAAGACAAAAAAGGAGATACTCTTTTGTATGCACAAAAATTGGCTGTAGACATTAGTTTATTCAAATTACTTAGTAATAAAGTAGAAGTAAACAACATCTCTCTGCAAAAAATCAGGGCCAATGTAACCCGAATCAATCCGGACACGGCTTTTAACTTCTCCTTTTTAGTAGACGCTTTTATGTCTGACCAGAAAAAACCAGAAGATCAGGTAGAGCAGGATACCGCTTCCACATTGAAATTTTCAGTCAGCAAGATCAGCCTGGAAGATATTGGAATTGTTTACCGGGATGACGTTGCAGGAAATGATGTAAAATTGCACCTTGGTGAGTTTAAAACCAATATAAAAGATTTTGATCTGGATAATCAGCGCTATGTGATCAAAACACTTTCCCTTAAAAATTCCGACTTAAAATATTTCCAGAAAAAGCCATTAACGCAACTCAAGGAACATCTGGAAAAAAGCATTGATACCGCCAAGACAGAATCCGGAAAACTCCCTCTGGTAGAGATCGGGGATTTTGCCTTCAATAACATCAAAATCAGCTTTGACGACCAGCTTTCCAAAATGAGTGCAGATGTAAACCTGAATGAACTATTGGTCAGCAAACTTATTGCCGATCTGACCAACAATAATTATAAAGCGGAAACCGCAAAAATCAACAACTCCAGGGTTAGCTATAATGCAGCTTCAAGCGAGATGAAAGCAAATGTAAACCTGAAAGAATTTTCGATCAGTAAATTGATTGCAGACCTGAACAAGAGTAAATATCAGGCGGAAGAAGCGACTTTAAACCATTCGGATGTGCGCTTTGCATTTAAACCCGCTTCTCCGGCAAAGACAACTGCAAAAGCAGATACCGCTGCCGCCTCAGCCCCGATCTCCTTTTTATTAAACAAGGTTAACCTTTCCAACAACAACGTACAGTTCGATAACCTATCGGAAAAACCGGTTAAGGGAATGGACTTTAACCATTTAAAGATCAAAAACCTGGGGCTTGTTGCAGAAGGGTTTGGGTATAGTCCGGATGGTATCAAAGTAAAAGTCAAAAATGGCATTCTGACTGAAATAAGTGGTTTCCAGTTATTGAAACTTCAAGGTGATGTGGTTTATTCTGATAAGGCAGTGAAAGTAAAAAACTTCCTGTTGAAGACTCCAAATACCTCTATAGAAAATGCTACAGAGCTGAACTATACCTCTGTGGATGATCTGACCAGGCATCCCGAGCGTGTAAAGATGAGCATGGTGGTTAAAAACTCCACTATAGGACTTAAAGACGCCGCTTATTTCAGCGATGCTATCCCTCTGGAGTATAGAAATGAGAAAATCAAGGTCAATGCAACTGTAAACGGATACCTGAACAACCTTTCGATTCCACGTTTCCAGGTTTCAGGACTGAAAAGCACAAATATAGACATCAGCGGAACAGCCAAAGGACTTCCGGATATGAATAAATTATTCCTGGACCTGAACATCAGGAAATTTGCACTGACCAAAAAAGACCTGTTGGTATTGATTCCTAAAAAATCACTCCCTACTAATATAGAATTGCCAAATGCAATTCAGGCAAATGGCCAGTTTACCGGCTCCTTAACCAATTTCAAAACCAGGTTTAACATCAATACTGACATGGGAGCGGCAAAACTTCTTGCCAGCATGAAGGGCCCTAAAGGAAAAGAAAGCTATACCGCAGACCTTAACCTCAACAACTTTAATGTGGGCAGGTTACTGAAACAACAAGCCCAGCTGGGCAGGATAACCGCTAAGGCTACCCTCAGCGGAACAGGGCTGGATGCAAAAAAAGCAGCAGCAAAGTTTAATGCCGAAGTAATCAGTGCCTATTATAACAAATACACTTATAAAAATTTAAAACTGACCGGCACTTACGCACAACAAAAACTGAACCTGAAGAGTAACATGGCCGACAGTAATGCCAACTTCAACCTAACTGCCGCGGTAAACATCGCCGGCAAATATCCTGCAGTAAAAGCAAAAATGGATTTAGGCCAGGTAGATTTAAGAAAATTAAATTTTAGTCCGACTGAATTTAAGCTGGCAGGGATAATGGAAGCAGATCTGAGTACGGCTGATGTGGATTACCTGAACGGAGATGTGTATGTCAGGGGTTTACAAGTGGTAAAAGATGGAAAAACTTTCAATGTCGACACCATCAATCTGCATGCGGAAACTACTGCTGAAAAAAGCTTACTCACTTTAAAATCGGAACTCATGAGAGCCCGTATCGATGGGCAATATCAGCTAACCAATCTTGCTACGGCTGTAACCAATCAGATCAATAAATATTACCAGTTCGGAGAAGTTAAAAAAATTCCTGATCAGCGGTTCCGCTTCTTTGCCAGAATTTATAATCCTAAATTCATTCAGAACTTCGTTCCTGAACTGACCACCTTCTCCCCTTCTGTGATGTATGGATTGCTGGATACGAAGAAAGACAGTTTAACCATGAAAGCATGGGTACCGCAGGTCGTTTATGGTGATTATAAGGTCGACAGTACCAAACTGAGCATCGACAACAATGACCAGAAACTCAATTACAAGCTGACGGTAAAGAGCATGCAAAGTTCTTCTATCAATCTGTTCAATACAGAAATCAGCGGTGCCGCAGCAAATAACAACCTGGGTGTCAACATCTTCTTAAGAGACAGCAAGCTAAAAGATAAATACCTGCTTGGCGGCAATTTCCAGTCGATCAATAAGGATTACCGTTTCAGCCTCGATCCTCAGAAACTATTACTCAATTACCAGAAATGGGCCATATCTCCGGAAAACTATATTCAGTTCGGTCAATCAGGCATTTCTGCAAAAAGCTTTGACCTGAGTAAAGACAATCAGTTACTCAGCATCAACAGCGTTAATAATGAGCCCAATTCTCCATTGAAAGTATTGTTTAAGGATTTCAGAATAGAAACACTGACGAAGTTTGCCGAGCAGGACAGCTCTCTTGTTGGCGGCTCTATCAATGGAACTGTGGATGCAAAAGACCTTTCCGGAACGCCTAAGTTTGAGGCCAACCTGACCATCGATCAATTGCGCTATCAGAAAGATCAGCTGGGCACACTTAGAGTAGCGGTAAACAACAACACCGAAAATGCTTATGAAACAGATATTGCCTTAACAGGAATACATGAGCTCCGCGCAAATGGCTTCTATTATACCGCCCCTAAAAGTGCACTGGACCTTACTTTGAATATTGATAAGATTGATCTGAAAAGTTTAGAGAGCGTGTCTATGGGTCAGATTAAAAATGGTTCAGGAACAATTAGCGGGCAACTGTCCGTAAAAGGCGAGCTCAGCTCACCTAAAATACTCGGGGATGTTAATTTTAAACAGGCAGCACTTACGGCAACTTATGTAAATTCCTATTTCAGAATACCGGATGAAACGATCAGTTTCACAAATGAAGGGGTTAAATTTGATAACTTTACCATTCTGGATTCCATCGGACAACCGTTAAAGGTAGATGGAATGATATATACTACGAATTATCAGGACTTCCGCTTCGGACTGGATGTATCCGCCAATAACTTCAGGCTGATGAACTCCACGGCTAAAGACAATGAAATGATCTATGGAAAGGTATTTGTCAGCACCCGCTCTTTCAAAATCAGGGGCGACATGAACCAGCCGGATATCAACATGAACCTGCAGGTGAATAAAGGAACAAAGTTCTTTTTTGCGATGGTCAGCTCAGATCCTTCGGTTGTAGACCAGGAAGGAGTTGTGCAGTTTATTGATGAGGATGCTCCACCATTTAACGGAAAGAAAGCAATACATACAGATAGTATTCCTAAATCGACATTTAAAGGAATCAACCTGAGTGCAGATATCGATCTGGATAAAGAAGCAGAATTTACTGTTGTGGTAGACCCGATTACAGGTGACCAGCTGAAAGTAAGAGGAGAAGGCAGCCTGAATGCGACCATGGATCCGAGTGGAAAAATGAGTTTAACGGGGCGGTACCTCTTGTCTGATGGTGCTTATAACCTTAGTGTTGGCCCTAAAAAAATGGACTTTAAGATCCAGCAGGGAAGCAGCATAGTCTGGACTGGGGAACCGACTTCGGCCAACGTAGATATCACGGCAGTCCGTGAAGTCAACGCACCTGCGATAGACCTGATTGCCGACCAGGTACAGGATCAGCAACTGCAAAAAAATCAGGCCAATCAAAAATTCCCGTTTCAGGTATACCTGGACATTACCGGAGAACTGATGAAACCGATCATTGCTTTCCGGATTGCACTGCCGGAAAATGAGAAAAATGCCATTGGTGGAGCAGTAGAAACCAAGCTGCAACAGGTAAATGCAAATGAAAGCGAATTAAACAAACAGGTATTTGCCCTGCTTGCCTTAGGTCGTTTTATCGCAGACAATCCATTCCAGAGTTTAGCCACTGGTGGCAATAATCTTGCAGAGTCTTTCGCCCGTTCAAGTGCAACGAGATTGCTGGCCCAACAAATGAATAATTTGGCTTCAGACCTGATCAAAGGGGTAGACGTTAACTTCGGATTGAATTCCTCGGAAGATTACTCTACCGGAAAAATGGAAAACAAGACTGATCTTGAAATTGGTCTGTCTAAAAAACTCTTGGACGACAGGTTAACGGTGACTGTAGGTAGCTCTTTCGGTTTAGAAGGGCCAAAACAAGCCAACCAAAGCAGTAACAACATTGCAGGGAATGTCAACATTGAATATTTGTTATCAAAAGATGGACGTTACCGCTTAAGAGCATACCGGAGAAATCAGACGGAAGGAATCATCGAAGGCCAGATCATTGAAACCGGACTTGGTTTTGCATTGGTGGTGGATTACAACAGGTTCAGAGAGATCTTCAGAAAATTCAGAGATAGAGACAACAGAAAGAAAAAAACAGAACAGAAGCCCAAAGATGAGAAAGCGAATTAA
- a CDS encoding cytidine deaminase — protein MDERNFRISYQSFKGLEELNEKDKALCLKAEEALNTSYSPYSKFKVGTALLLKGGKVVLGSNQENVAYPSGLCAERVALFMIGSADPNAVVESMAITAKTDNFVIEKPVTSCGACLQVMAEVEQKQKQEIEVLFYCINGEILKVKGIKNLLPFVFVEERLVV, from the coding sequence ATGGATGAGAGAAACTTCAGAATCAGCTACCAATCGTTTAAGGGATTGGAAGAACTAAATGAAAAAGACAAGGCATTGTGCCTGAAAGCGGAAGAAGCGCTGAATACTTCTTACTCGCCTTACTCTAAATTTAAGGTAGGAACCGCCTTGTTGCTAAAGGGAGGGAAGGTAGTGTTGGGAAGTAACCAGGAAAATGTGGCTTACCCTTCCGGATTATGTGCAGAAAGAGTCGCTTTATTTATGATTGGTTCGGCAGATCCAAATGCAGTGGTGGAAAGTATGGCAATTACGGCAAAAACTGATAACTTTGTCATCGAAAAACCGGTTACCTCCTGTGGTGCCTGTTTACAGGTTATGGCGGAGGTAGAGCAGAAGCAAAAGCAGGAAATAGAAGTTTTGTTCTATTGCATCAACGGTGAAATTTTAAAAGTTAAGGGAATAAAGAACCTGCTGCCTTTCGTATTTGTCGAGGAGCGGCTGGTGGTATAA